A stretch of Mesoplodon densirostris isolate mMesDen1 chromosome 7, mMesDen1 primary haplotype, whole genome shotgun sequence DNA encodes these proteins:
- the TLCD5 gene encoding TLC domain-containing protein 5 isoform X2, translating into MTQCCFLRVHPLFFWFWSFHRRMALALCLQALCSLGGWLSLYISFCRLNNHRSYEWSCRLVTFTHGVLSIGLSAYIGFIDGPWPFTHPGSPNTPLQVHVLCLTLGYFIFDLGCIWRFAWRKSSKKYHTWRSRRSEEQQLKHNGHLKTH; encoded by the exons ATGACCCAATGCTGTTTTCTTAGGGTGCatcctttgtttttctggttCTGGTCTTTTCATCGTAGGATGGCCTTAGCTCTGTGTCTGCAGGCGCTGTGCAGCCTGGGGGGCTGGCTCTCGCTCTACATTTCTTTCTGTCGCCTGAATAATCACCGAAGCTATGAGTGGAGCTGCCGGCTGGTTACGTTCACCCACGGAGTCCTCTCGATAGGTCTCTCAGCTTATATTGGCTTCATTGATGGCCCTTGGCCTTTTACCCACCCAG GCTCACCCAATACACCTCTCCAAGTGCACGTTCTGTGTCTCACCTTGGGCTACTTCATCTTTGACTTGGGCTG TATCTGGCGCTTTGCATGGAGGAAAAGCAGCAAGAAGTACCACACCTGGAGAAGCAGGCGGAGTGAGGAGCAGCAGCTAAAACACAATGGACATCTCAAGACGCACTAG
- the TLCD5 gene encoding TLC domain-containing protein 5 isoform X1 produces MTQCCFLRVHPLFFWFWSFHRRMALALCLQALCSLGGWLSLYISFCRLNNHRSYEWSCRLVTFTHGVLSIGLSAYIGFIDGPWPFTHPGSPNTPLQVHVLCLTLGYFIFDLGWCIYFQSEGALMLAHHTLSILGIIMALVLGESGTEVNAVLFGSEITNPLLQVRWFLRETGHYHSFTGDVVDFLFAALFTGVRIGVGAHLLFCEMVSPKPRWFVKVGGVAMYAVSWCFMFSIWRFAWRKSSKKYHTWRSRRSEEQQLKHNGHLKTH; encoded by the exons ATGACCCAATGCTGTTTTCTTAGGGTGCatcctttgtttttctggttCTGGTCTTTTCATCGTAGGATGGCCTTAGCTCTGTGTCTGCAGGCGCTGTGCAGCCTGGGGGGCTGGCTCTCGCTCTACATTTCTTTCTGTCGCCTGAATAATCACCGAAGCTATGAGTGGAGCTGCCGGCTGGTTACGTTCACCCACGGAGTCCTCTCGATAGGTCTCTCAGCTTATATTGGCTTCATTGATGGCCCTTGGCCTTTTACCCACCCAG GCTCACCCAATACACCTCTCCAAGTGCACGTTCTGTGTCTCACCTTGGGCTACTTCATCTTTGACTTGGGCTGGTGCATCTACTTCCAGTCTGAGGGGGCCCTGATGCTGGCCCACCACACACTGAGTATCTTGGGCATCATCATGGCCCTGGTGCTTGGAGAGTCAGGCACAGAGGTCAATGCAGTCCTCTTTGGAAGTGAGATTACCAATCCCTTGCTCCAGGTGCGCTGGTTTCTTCGTGAAACAGGCCATTACCATAGTTTCACTGGAGACGTGGTGGATTTCCTCTTTGCAGCTCTGTTCACTGGAGTGAGGATTGGCGTAGGAGCTCacctcctcttctgtgaaatggtcTCACCCAAGCCCAGGTGGTTTGTGAAGGTTGGGGGAGTTGCGATGTATGCTGTGTCTTGGTGTTTCATGTTTAGTATCTGGCGCTTTGCATGGAGGAAAAGCAGCAAGAAGTACCACACCTGGAGAAGCAGGCGGAGTGAGGAGCAGCAGCTAAAACACAATGGACATCTCAAGACGCACTAG